A window of Hordeum vulgare subsp. vulgare chromosome 5H, MorexV3_pseudomolecules_assembly, whole genome shotgun sequence genomic DNA:
tgccctcttagttttcggctaccggtgttatgttccataaacgagcgctcctaacacgatcggggttgttatggggacccccttgataatttgttttagattaaagctggtctggcaaggcccaactttggttctacatttgcccaacataataactggataattttgaaatgcatagggagttagcgctacccgaggagtaattttacataaacaggggggccagtgttgatggtgttggtcccaaacggtctgcctgcggggccaccgcgaggaaactcgaggtttggcacctgtagctagttccatccgtcgtgtcctgagaacgagatacgcggctcctatcgggtacgtcgacacgtcgggcggccttgctggattagttttacctttgacgagatatcttgtgcatcgggattccggtgatgctttgggtaatctcagagttgaggttttccactagggaatccgacgagatcgcgagcttcgtgatcgaggatttctatgcggcttgtggtaatttgtgatggactagttggagcacccctgcagggttaaatctttcggaaagccgtgcccgcggttatgtggcagcgtggatactttgtttaacactggttctagataacttgaagttaacgtaattaaaatatgccaactgtgtgcgtaaccgtgactgtctctttcctgagttctttctccgatcgaggacacggtggggttatgtctgacgtaggtaggtgttcaggatcattcatttgatcatttgtagttcacgtccgctatgcgtagatcttccccctcttacttcttgtactcgtaagtttagccaccaaatatttgcttagccgctgctgcaacctcaccacttaaccttgcctcacccataaagctttgctagtcttgatacctttggaaatgagattgctgagtcccctgtggctcacagattactacaacaccagttgcaggtacaagttaagattacatgacgcgagcgcgttgattgttcatttggagttgcttcttcttcttcttcttcctcgatctaggatgggttccaggccggcagcctgggatagcaaggatggacgtcgttcttcttttgtcgtttgttttcgtccgtagtcggaccctgctcttactcttgatgtttatgtagtgtactgatgtgactctgatgtagcttgtggcgagtgtaagccaactctctatgtatctcatcttttcagtacatgtacttgtaacgatatccattcttgcgacacgacgagatgcgcttctatccctgacgaggccctcgtgccaaattaaggatagagtcgcatcttgggcgtaacagacacgaagtgcatccacgaTATATCTAAATTACCCCTGGCCTAGAAGCTGTTGTGTACCCTGTGGACTCACACACCggatagccaaatcatcaatcttttgcACCGACTATGGTTTGTACCCGACATCTTACGATCCATCGATGATGACATTCTATACAATATAAGTTCATTGGATCAGACTACTGATCCTGGATTCCTATCAGTCTAGTGCTAAGCCGTAGGATAGATGTAAGATGGTTGTTGGATTTATTACTAGGTTGTGCATGGTTGTTTGATTGCTTCCTAATAATTGCGTCTTGTTAGCACACACAGCACCCCTAATTACGTGGGATTAACCACCAATATGTACTGTGAGTGCTTGGTTTCAGGAAACTACTAACAGATTTGTAGGAATcaaatattttaattaatttGACTAAGATTTGCTTTAGATGCAAGTAATATCTTCGTCGCAGAAAAGAAGATGCAAAtaacatcttcttcctccttcgtatGTAATATCGCCCAACAGTTTGCTTCCTTTAGAATAAAATTGTGTTTATTTTCATTGAAGAATTTGCTTCAATGGTAAATGGAAAATATGCTTTGATTTAATATAAAATTATGTCCGCATGAAGAGATATTCTGTATCAAATGCATTGCTATCTTGTTTCCATCGACTAGAGAATTGCTTCCAACCAAATGTCAAATTTCTTCCATCAAAGATAAAAAATACATGTTTTCAAACATCGCTATCTTGTTTCCATCGATTAGAGAATTGCTTCCATCAAATAGTAATTTACTCCCAAAGAGAAAAGTATTTCCACTATCATTATTACAAATCCTGAAAACAAAATTGCGATTTGTTTGAAAATTAAAAAATACTGCTTATCGAATGGAGTATGATTTCTGGACATAGTAAGTTAACTCGTTTCCATGCGTCAAACGTCTGCTTTGAAACAAATGTTGGTAATTGCCTCCTACTTGTTTCTGTACACATTGCATGAGGAAACCATCAAATTGACTTCGACGAAGCTCCTCCAGGCATCGAGCAGATCACACGGCCATGACTGTCCAAGCCCCTTGGGGCTGTACAAGGGCCAAATTCTCGAGCATGATGTCACCCACGATCAACGATGTTGGTTTCCCAGGTGACTTTTGTGTCCCGAAACTACACACTGAATCGATCTTCCACAAAACGACTCTTCAAAATACACTCGTTTTTTCTCTTCATGATTTCTAGATGTGTAATGAAAATCAAAAATTGGATGTACATTAGCAAATGTGAACATATGTCACTTACAACCATAactagacaaataatatatgaaagaagaaagaaaaatgcaGCATGAGTCTCATGGCTTGACAACAAAAAAACTGGTAAAAATACTTGACTCTACTCCTTCAAATTAAGATCATAAGGGGGTGATAGGAATTTTGTCTAGTCTATATGACAATTTTAGGAATCATGGGATTTTTCGGAATCAAGTGCAAACACAAAGCCTACAAAAAATGAGGCATGGAAATGAAGCAAATTGAAAGTATTGTAGAAGCACAAGCTAAAAATGCATGAAGCAAATGATACACCGACAAGGTGAAGCTTCATAACCATGATATGTAATTATGAATAAATTGTATGCACTTACAAAGCACAAGTATGATGTGTATGAAGCATGGAGATTTGGTAGCATTTTATCCATGCAAATCTTGACAAATACTGCATAGTGGAAGAAAAAATCActacctctgtaaactaatataaaatattTAGATCAAGATCATTTAGATTACTATTTTAGTGACCTTAAcgatcttatattagtttacacagGGAGTAGATGGGAAACATAGAAATTTGAgtattgaaaagagtgctttctGAAAATGAATCATCTTAATCGAAAGCATACAAATTTGGAAATGTAATTAGCACCAAATTCACCAAAATTCATCGATAATTCAATGACTTTGTATATACCAAATTGAGATCAAAAAATGAATCAGCCAGGGGAGATGGGACCAGTTGAGGACCGATTTTGTACATATTAGCGATGGCCGTCATCATTGGATGAAGGGACATTTGTGGTAGCCACCCGCAACATCAAGTCGTCGTTAGTGTGTCGCTGTTGAGGTGCCGAGTAGATGAATAAGTCGACGACAACGCTGCAGGGAAATGGGATGGAGGAGCAAAATCACACCCAGATCAAAAGTAATGCAAATCAAAACAATTGATTTAAAATGGATCAAagatgagatgaatcaaactgtaGTTTCTTCACCGCGATGGGGGTTACACGGTCTGGTGAGATCAGGGAAGGATGGTGCGGTCATAGGAGGGACGCCACACCATCGACGTGGATGAGTTGTAGCCATCGCAGATTTTTGGATGTGGAGGTAGCCGTCACGGCGAGCTCGGGGATGAGTTTGTTCGAACCATGCATGTGGGGCGATATTTACTCATGCTGGCCGTGGTGAGTTGGTTGGGACGTGGGAGGAGGCGAGATCAACTCGGGATGGATAGTAATAAAGAGATTAATTGATGTATTTAAGATTTGCTTCTAAATATGGGCCATTGGATTATGAAAGAATCAACGACACATGACCAGTCTGAAGAAAGTTACCTATCAGACTTTAGATAGGAAGTGTTTCCCTTTGGTAATGCCAAATGCACCGAGCCAAAATATACTTATCAAACTTAGGAAAGAACATCTACCCGCAAGACCGACTTACCCATGAATTATGCTAGCGGCAAGCCTATCGTTGATTACCTCGCGACATCGCTTCATAAGTTTAGTTAAACATGTGATACAATGTTGGGGGGAGGGCaaatgacccccccccccccaaacatcttggttttacattgtagcttcaTACATCTTGCTTTAACAATTTAATTTCCAAAACAACGAAATGAAGCTTAGTGTATGAAGCTCACTAGAAAGGGAGAAGACATCCTACTTTGGATACACATATCCGAGTGTCCCACGAGGTCCCCTTGACACTTGAGTTGTCATGTTGTTGTAAATCGATATGTTACTAGTGTTCAGATCTCGATGAACAATGTATAGGGTGCATCTTGTATGGATATACTCTACCTATGAAATTCAAAGCGTACAAGGAAAAGAAACAATTTTGTAAGGCCTTTGATTACATTTAGTAGAATAATTGGATGAACAAAATGAGAGGGAGATTACCAGAGGCGGAATTAGCATGGGGTTACGCCTAGGGCTAAATTACCTTGAGTGGTGTACTTTAGAATTTTTTTGTACTTCATAAGAAGATATTATAAAGAATATTGTCACTACACCTAGGGCTATAGCTCCATTTTCCCTAGGCTTGATTCCGCCACTGGAGATTACCTCTTGCAGCATCTACTTCTATTTGGAGACACTGGGCTCAATTGATTATTTGCAAAAGCAACACCTCATCCCGTGAACAACACCTAGGTTTTCTAAGTACACTTACAATATTATTTTGGAGTAATTAATGTAATTGTTCATTtcctaaaaaataaaaataaaaaaatagcgcATGATCCCAAGGTTTAAAACATAATAAACATTAACCTAGAGATAATTAACAATCTAGCATTAGTTGTGCAGTATCGGAAATGTCATGTATAGAGGTCTTGTCTAACAGTGCAGATCATCGTTGTAACTGATCACAAAACATATCTTGATATATcatattcaaaaaaatctgaTATATCATTCAAATAATCCATTCTTGTACAAAACTAACCCCAACCTACCTAAGATGCATCATCCCTACAGCTCTAGATACCCTAAAGCACAACTGCACAAATAATTAGTTTATAAAGAAGGCACACAAAGTAAATGTGAATTAATGTGTCAAAGATTTTAGTATGACATATGCACACACTCTTTCATCGTCTTAGATAGACTAGATGATTGCCTGTGTGTTGCAACAGGTATAAATATTTTAGTATGATAGCCCGTGATTATACTTTCATATTAACACACAAAGTAAATGTGaattaatgtgccaagattttagTATGACATATGCACACACTCTTTCATCGTCTTAGATAGACTAGATGATTGTGTGTGTGTTGCAACAGGTATAAATATTTTAGTATGATAGCCCGTGATTATACTCCCATATTAACACACAAAGTAAATGTGAATTAATGTGTCAAAGATTTTAGTATGACATATGCACACACTCTTTCATCGTCTTAGATAGACTAGATGATTGCGTGTGTGTTGCAACAGGTATAAATATTTTAGTATGATAGCCCGTGATTATACTCCCATATTAATATGATTGTATatataaatgtataccaaactctgcTTGTGATTTACTCTTCCGATTCTATTTTCTCTGCCCATAAGCAGCCACACGAATACCAAGTGAGGTTATCATGACTCTGTTTTTAACATTTTTACCTATGTGCATGCATGAAGATAGATGAATTGTTTTAATTGCTGCATGCTGCCATTGGGTCTCCTCTTCCCTTTCCCACGCATGTAGGGATGGACCCCTTTGCATGACGTGTTTGATTGGCTTGGTCTTTCAAAACGCATGCTAATTAATACAGCTAAAGCGGGGTAGTACAAATGAAAACTGATCTAAAGAAGGATAACATGCAGACTAATtaggaacaaaagaaaaatgttatGCGCAAGGAAAAAAGAAACGGAGGGATTACCTatgtaaatacttttctttttttggtaAATTTCTATTTGAGAAGCACCTACGGGCCTACTAAATAAACCATAATTTTATCTGATAAATCAACAAGTTGCTTGACATTTCATGCGATGAAAAAACCCCACATATATgaaggaaaagaaaatcaaaacaGAGAAATAGAGGGAAAAAATATGCAAGGTCAAACGAAGGATGAGATAGACCACATAACCTTACATTCATTTTAAGTAGGAGATACATGTTCAAAAATGTCAAATGGAGACCGAACCCCATGAAGACTTAATTTGAAAATTTCCGAATTCTAACTTTTTAGTAtatttttttttctaaaaaatacacatatattgagAGATATAATGTATATATGTGTGTAAATTATCAGGTTGAAATACGTTAAAATGTGAGCTAGTACATAATAAAGTTAAATTTTGTTCTTTTAGCATACGTACTATTTACCCTCAAAATCCATGGTTTTTTTGTGAAGCTCAGAATTCAAGGCACTTTTTTTTTTCCAGATTTGTTTGAAATAATTTCTTTTTGaaatttgatttgatttttttttcaaaattaagGCATTCATGAAGTTCGGTCTCCAAAATGCAAATATGTTCCCTTGCTTTAGTCTACAAagtccacaagtttcatcatctcaaAGGCTTGAGCTATTATTGGTTCCAAATTCAAAATAAAGAACCGTCGTGCCTATTTCTCGGTTGCGGTTGCTTAATCATTCCGAAGCCCACAAAAGTTTTTCTTTAACGAATACGTGGGATGTATATCTTTCCATTGATAAAGGGAGGTGAAATTACAAGGTTACATCCATCATTATAGCGCATACTAGGAGGCGCTTATGATGGTGCCGTTGAGCATCAAGAGAAGGGGTTGCTCAGCCAGCAAAAAGTTTAGTAGACCCTAATACTACTATCTTAAGCAAGTCGCAACCATGTTctcattcatcatcatcatttcgTTTAAGAGTATTTATTATTAGTGCGTACTGTATACTAAAGCATTCAACATCCACCTTGGTCAAGCAACCTAGAATTTCCCCTACATCCGCAAGTTGCACCATGATGTCATTAATCATTTTCAGGGAGACGCCCGCATCTTTTGGGTTGGAGCGACCGACCCCGATGGAGTGACTTGTGATCGGAAGCAAGTCACGCAGGAGGGAGGCGGTTTCGCAGCAAAAGCAGCGAGGCTTTCGTTTCCTCGGTTGGAccaaacccaaacccaaacccgaCCCAGCCGGAAAGGCCAGCCAAACCCTCGCCAGTCCCCATTCCCCATTCCCCTCCGAgctcgcccgcccgcccgccatGGCGCCGGTGGATCCGCACTCCTACACCGACGGCGCGCACCCGGTGACCGCCCACGCCGCGctcgtcttctacctcgacttcGCCGCCTCTACCATCCACGCCTCCGCGCTCGTCACCCTCTCCGCGCCGCACACCGGGGACCTCCTCCTCGACACCCGCGCCCTCGCcgtccactccgccaccaccgcccccgCCCCCGACGCAGCCCCCTCCCCCATCCCCTTCTCCCTCGCCGCCGACGCCGACCCGGTCCTCGGCACCGCGCTCACCCTCGCCCTGCCCCCCGACACCGCCTCCTTCCTCCTCACCTTCTCCACCTCCCCGTCCGCCTCCGCGCTGCAGTGGCTCGCCCCGCCGCAGACCGCCTCGGGCCTCCCCTTCGTCTTCTCCCAGTGCCAGTCCATCCACGCCCGCTCCGTCTTCCCCTGCCACGACACCCCCGCCGCGCGCATCACCTACTCGCTCCTCCTCAACGTGCCCGCGCAGCtctccgccgtcgccgccgcgcgCCACGTCGCGCGCCGCGACCCCGTCCCCTCCGACCACCGCGGCGCCTGCGACGACGCGCTATGGTGCGCGCCCGGCCGCATCGTCGAGGAGTTCGAGATGGCGCAGTGCGTGCCGCCCTACCTCTTCGCCTTCGCCGCAGGCGGGATCGGCTCCCGCGACCTCGGCCCCAGGACGCGCGTCTACGCCGAGGGCGGGGACACGCTCCTCGACGACGCCGCCCGGGAGTTCGCCGGGGTCGAGGACATGGTCAAGGTCGGGGAGTCGCTCTTTGGGCCCTACGAGTGGGAGAGGTTCGATCTGCTCGTGCTGCCGCCCAGTTTCCCCTACGGCGGCATGGAGAACCCCAGGATGGTCTTCCTCACGCCCACGGTCATCAAAGGGGACGCCGCGGGGGCGCAGGTTGTGGCCCATGAGCTCGCACATAGCTGGACTGGAAACCTCATCACCAACAAAACTAATGAGGATTTCTGGCTAAATGAGGTGATCCTTTTgttctcatgtgtgcttgttttgttcttttcttatgtagaaatgaatttgaatttacactTTTCTGCATTCATGCCCAGTGCCAAACACCTGTTATTGTCTAATTGAGGGAGGCAGATTTGTATTGTAGTTACTGATAATTATTAGCTTATCTATCTGCATGGCGCACATTTTGTACTGTTATGTGTTGGCAAAATCCTTGTAAGCAAGCAGTTTGATTTTAGTTGGAATCTCAATCAACTGAGCTGCAATTTTATTCAACCAAGACTTGCTGTATAGTAGATTCTCATCTGCTTTGTCCCAACTGTTGCGAGTGACGTTCACACGTTCAACTAGAACTGTCATGGTAATATCTTTTCTGCGTACAGGGTTTCACAACCTATGCTGAGAGGAGGATTGTCGAGGTGGTGCAAGGTGAGGAGCGGGCGGCCTTAAACAGCGGAATTGGATGGAGAGGGTTGAATAGAATGATGGAGAGATTTAAGGATAACATGGAGTTCACCAAGCTCAAGCCGAAGATGGCAGGGATTGATCCTGATGATGTGTACTCAGAAGTGCCCTATGAGAAAGGCTTCCAGTTCCTTTGGCGCATCGAACGCCAGGTGGGTATAACACAAGATTTGCTTTACACTTATTTGCACCGTTATCTGATGAAATCAGTAAGAATTCAACGACTAACTGTGACTGTGCACTGTTCTATGCCTGTTAATTGTACTAGATTGGCCGACCTGCATTTGATGAATTCCTGAAGAAGTATATTGCCACCTTCAAGTTCCAATCGATAGATACAGAGACATTTCTCGAATTCCTGAAAGCCAATGTACCTGGGATAGAAAATCAAATTGACCTTCATGAGTGGATCGAGGGTACTGGTATCCCTTCCGATGCCATGGAGCCAGAATCAGCTACCTATAAGAAGATTTGTGCCTTGGCTGCAGAGTTTAAGTCTGGAAAAATTCCAAGTGAAGAGGAGGTGGCAGACTGGAGCGGACAAGAGTGGGAGCTTTACTTGGAAAATTTACCAACAGACGTTGAAGCATCACAGGTAAGTTTCAAATAGTCTGTCTATATGTACATGAACTCTATCTTCTCAGCAGCTAAACATATCACTATAGCGACGAGCCATCTTCCTTATAAAAGTGAAAAATGCCATCATGCATGCTTAGTTTGATTTTGCAGCCGTAAATGCAACTAAGTCAATTATTGGAAGATTTTTGTATGTAAAGATGAAGTCATAATATGTTACATGACCAGTTAGAATAGATTGTTCCTCCTTCGAGGCCAGATATAATCTATTTGTTGTCAAATCATGCAGTCCTGCTGAATGCCAAATAAATAAGATATTTGTCTGCGTGAGAACAGTTGTCCAGAGCAACTCACATGTCTTTTGATTCACCaagggaaatcaaactagcattgGATTAAAAATACATTGAAATTAGTGGAAGAAGCATATATTCCTTACTTTGCCTGCTTCACTCTGAAAGGCTATTAGAATCAGATTCTGCTTATTAGTTTTATTTAGAATGGTTTGGGTAGACTTATCAACAATGTCAATAAGTTCCTAACTTGACTATTAGTTATGCTGAGAGTACTTTGGAGAAGTACCTTACTCATCATAGATTAGTCTATTATGAATGTGATGAGAACGTGACTTTCTATTATAGAATCTTTGGGTGGCAGCATGAAAAACTATATAATAGTTTCTCAATGTATTGATGCTGAAGCAGTTGTTTCAAGTCATGTGTTTTAAGACTGCATGCCAGGACACTGTTTAGTCTCATTTACTCGAAAAGGCAATAAAGTTCCACCCTGTTTAGCTAGGAAACTTCATTTATAAATTACTCGGGACCCAATTTAAACATTCACATTCACATGTATTTAACTCCCATCTTGGGTTCAATGTCCATAGCCCATCGAGTCCATAGCCGATTTTCCTTGTTTGAGCATCTAGTTAAAAAGTATGGATAACTGTTGACTCAAGCAACAAAGGAAGATCTAGAAAGTACTGAGACCTTCAGGTGTGTTCAGGGTAGGGAGTTTGTTGCTATCTTTCAGAGTATTGCTTTATTTGTATGTGGTTTTCAGTTACTGCAGACTGAAGTATTCAGTGTTATACTGTTATATATGCATTCTGTGGACAAGAGCTTGGTTTCCAAACAGACAGTGACAGAAGATGAACTGATTTTTATTATCATCTGTCGTCCTTATCCAGGTTACTGCTCTTGATGAGCGGTACAAGTTGTCAGAAAGCCGCGATTACGAGGTTAAAGTCGCATTCCTCCAGCTAGCGATCCCCACGGGATGCAGGTGTTACTTCAACGAGGTGGAGAAATGCTTGAAGCAAGTGGGAAGGATGAAGTACCTGCGCCCGCTCTACAGCTCGCTGGCTCGATGCtcaggggaggaggagaagatgctgGCCAAGAGGATCTTCTCGGAGGCCCAGGAGTTTTACCACCCCATAGCCCGCGGCGTCGCGGAGAGCATCCTTTTGAAGCATGGCTAGCTGAGTCGAAGCCACATTTTACTGAGCCTGAAGTAGAGAGAACTGTTTGCTCGCTCATTTGCCCTACATAAAATTATCTCTCTCGGGGAGTTGACATTGGATAAAACTCTGAACTTCCTTCCGTGATGTGTCATGTGAGACTGCATGTGCGTAATTTATTCTGACCCTGTAAGGAACATGAAACTCTGCTTCTTGATAACATTATCCTGTGGTGATACTGCTATGATCTCTTAATGGTCATCGTCTTTTTAAGTCAAATCCGTATATAGAGTATTAATCTAGCAATGTGCCTGCGGTTTGCTATTGAACGAGGAAGATATTATCAGCCGTGTGTTGAGCACCTGTGGTCTTCTTGACGCGGTGCTAGCGACTGCGAGCTAGGTAGTGCCCTGATGGGGATTGAGCGTCAAGGAGGTGATTGAACACGAGGAGTAGGAGTAGGTGATTGAATTTCAAACCCATCTTAACATAGATTGCAGAACAGAagcggcaggaggagagggacTGGGTGAGAAGAGATGGCATCCGGTTATGCAAATGGTTTTTGTGTGCTGGTTTGTACTGTAGCTTATTGCGCTGCTCGCTCTGCAATGGCATCAATGGTCTGAAAATGCTTGATGCAACACTTTATATGTCTGAAAATgcttgacgatgacaacaactacTCCCTTGGAATGTGGAAGTGTTTTATGCAATGCTGGTTATGTTTGCAATATTGTGCTACAAGATTATTTATCTATCTGGTTATGTTTTATGCAATGCTAGTTATATTTGTccacaataaataaataaatagaaagTGCACACAAAAGTTAGAAGGGCTAGCAAGCCTCATGATAAGCAGTTTGTGACAGAGCTAGAAGGGCCGGCATGCCCATATGTTCCAGGCCCTTTCATGTAAAGCCACCGTCAACAGATCAGACATACTGCAAACCTCAGCGACAATTCCGGAAATAAATGAATTCATGAGCACTTTTTTTGAGGATTAATTTTGAAGAAATGAGCAATGAGAGGGGGTTGAAAACGGCAAAAGCATCAAATGAGGATGGTGTATGTAGTAATACCAGTTTTCGTGGAAAGATGCTATTGCTCTCTTATGTTATCAGCCGTCCATGATCCATAATGCGTACCATCAGAGGAAATCTTCCTCTACAAGGGAGTATCAAGGTAGGGACTAGGGAAATACTACTACacgcttagagcatctacagccggacctcGCTAATCCGGCCCCTCAAACCCGCGAACGTGCACCGACGAGTCACGCCTCAAATAATGCATTCTACATTCGGATATCCCAAATTAAAAACCTTAAATTCATACTATTTACATGCGACGTAAACCTAAAGCTAAATGAAACTTGTTCGGGTCCACCGTGTCCATGTCCGGCAGCTGGTTGCGTCCCACATAGTGTCGGTCCGGTCATCGACGAGGTAGAGTAGAACATGGGACACTAGCCGGCTCACGGGAGTCGAGCTCCCACCGTCTCCCATGCCCTACTCTCCCTCGTCGGAGCCCGTAACCCGGACGGTGCCGGTCGATGTGAGGTCGATCACGGATCCTTCCTCGAAGGAGCTGACGTCCACCACGATGCAATTGCGTCGACCGCACCGGTGCACCCTGGGGGCGCCGGAGAGTGTGACTCCGCCTCTTCAATATCCGCCGCCGCGAGGGCCTTCGTCGCATTCCGTGCCCGCTGCCTCGCCCAGCGGGCACGccgcgccatggcatcgtccgagGTCGGCCATACTTCGTGCTCGGTGCGCCAACAGAAGGGTTGTGCTTCCGTCACGACGTTTGGACGCAAGACGGACCTCACCGTCTTCGATGAGGTAGCAACGCCGGATCCAACCATCGGTTGTGCAGACACAATGGATTCCCGGTGTTGCGAGTCCGAGCACTGCCGTCGTGTGCCCGCCTCCCGGGAGCGACGACGCGCAAGCCGGATGGTCATCTCCTCCTCGGGGCCGCGTGGGACGAGCTCGTGGTCAACGggtctggaggtgaaggactcggATCCGCTGCCCGCCATACCGGAGGTGAGCTTGGCTAGCGGATGGGAGTGCAAGGAAGTGGTTAGGATTTGGTCCGGCGAGCGGATGGGGCCGAATATATGTGGGATAGATGCGGGTCAGCATGGGTCAGCAAGGGTGCCCGGGTACGTTCGGGCTTCCACATATCCGTCTCATATTTAGGATGAAAATATGAGGTGCCGGTTAGAC
This region includes:
- the LOC123453015 gene encoding leucine aminopeptidase, with the protein product MAPVDPHSYTDGAHPVTAHAALVFYLDFAASTIHASALVTLSAPHTGDLLLDTRALAVHSATTAPAPDAAPSPIPFSLAADADPVLGTALTLALPPDTASFLLTFSTSPSASALQWLAPPQTASGLPFVFSQCQSIHARSVFPCHDTPAARITYSLLLNVPAQLSAVAAARHVARRDPVPSDHRGACDDALWCAPGRIVEEFEMAQCVPPYLFAFAAGGIGSRDLGPRTRVYAEGGDTLLDDAAREFAGVEDMVKVGESLFGPYEWERFDLLVLPPSFPYGGMENPRMVFLTPTVIKGDAAGAQVVAHELAHSWTGNLITNKTNEDFWLNEGFTTYAERRIVEVVQGEERAALNSGIGWRGLNRMMERFKDNMEFTKLKPKMAGIDPDDVYSEVPYEKGFQFLWRIERQIGRPAFDEFLKKYIATFKFQSIDTETFLEFLKANVPGIENQIDLHEWIEGTGIPSDAMEPESATYKKICALAAEFKSGKIPSEEEVADWSGQEWELYLENLPTDVEASQVTALDERYKLSESRDYEVKVAFLQLAIPTGCRCYFNEVEKCLKQVGRMKYLRPLYSSLARCSGEEEKMLAKRIFSEAQEFYHPIARGVAESILLKHG